A segment of the Methanolinea mesophila genome:
GCACTGATGCTCATCCGGACCCCCTCCAGGGTATCGACCTCGATCACCGGGATGATCTTTTCCCGTTCCACGGCCTTCATGACCGGAAGGAAATCGATCGTCCCCGCCCCGACGGGCATATGGGTGTCTTCCTTCCCGTCGTTGTCGTGGAGGTGGATATGGCGGATAGGGTACTCCAGGAATGCCGGGAGGCAGTGGTTGAGGTGTGCGTGGCCGACATCGAGGGCAAACCCGGTGCCGTCGAGCAGGGGCATCTCATCGGGAGTCTTTAGGAAGAAATAGTTCCAGTTCCCCATGTTTTCAAGGAAGAACTGTATCCCGAGGTCGTCGGCCATCCGGGTGAGGTCGTGGATGGACCTCTTCAGCTGAAGTTCGGCCCGCGGCCGCTCCTCTTCCCAGGCGAAATAACCGGGATGGACGATGACCGACGCACCCACGTCGGCTGCGACCTCGAAGCACTGCCCGGTCACCTCGACGCTCGCCCTCCGGATCGGTTCGAGCAGGCTCGCGATGTTCACACCCCGTGAAGGGGCATGGAGGGTATAATGGAGGGAATGGGAGGCCAGGGGAGAGGAGTCCTCGAGGAAGTGGAGCCCCTCGTCCATGATCTCCACGTACCGGGTTATCTTTCCCAGTTCATGGAGGGCGGCGGAGAGGGGCTGGTTATGGAGACAGAAGGTGGAGACCCCGAACATAAGCGATCGTGGGGACGTGCAGGGAAAAATATTGTGATCCGGGATGATCCGATCGGGAAATAAAGCGACTGCCGGGAGCCTGCCTCAGGGTCCGGAACATCCAATGCATAATCGGATTTTTCTCTTTCGCCGTGAGAAATCCTGCGGGTCCGGAGTGACCGTCCGTTCGAGTACCGGTCTTCTCCCTGAAGTGACGGCGTATGTGAAACGATAGTGACAGAATAACCCGAAAAATGGATTATTCTCTCTTCAGGTGCACGTCCATCTGGGGGAACGGGACCTCGATTCCTTCCTCAGCGAACCGTTGCGCGATTCGAACATTGATCGCGTCCTGTACCTCCCAGGTGAGGGAGAAATCATTGGACCAGAGCACGAGCTGGAAGTTAAGGCTGGAAGCCCCGAACTCCAGGAAATATACCAGCGGTGCCGGGTCGGTGAGAATATACGGGATCTTCTCCGCCTGCTCGCGTGCGATCTCAAGCAGGATCTCCTTTACCCGGATCACATCGGTCCCGTATGCGACCCCGATGGGGATGCGGACCTTCATCTTCGAGTCGGGCTGGGCATAGTTGACCACGTAACTGTCCAGCATCTTCTTGTTGGGGACGATGACGATCTGGTTGTCGAGGGTCTTGATCCGGGTGCTCCGGGTCCCGACACAGGTCACGTCCCCGAAATACTCGTCGATCTTGACCCGGTCGTTCACCTTGAACGGCTTATCCATCGCGATGACCGCACCACCCATGAAGTTGGCGAAGATATCCTGGGCGGCGAACGCGATCGCGAGGGTGATGATCCCGGCACCGGCGAGCAGGGGGGTGATGTCGATCTCGAGCACGCTCAGGATCAGCAGGAACACGATGAACCAGACGATGTATTTCGCGGCAATCTCCGCGAATGCCACCATCCGGTCGTCGATATCGCTCTCGGTCAGGGAGGTGAGGCGGTGCCCGTAGGCCACGAGGGCATTGTGGAGAAATGTGGCCACGATCCATCCGCCGAGTATGATCCAGACGACATTCAGGTACTTGCTGTCGAGCACGAACTGCCATGACGGTGGCAGGTCCGCCACCTGGAGGGCAAAGTATACCGTGACCACGATTATCGCGATTACTACCGGGGTCCCGAACGCCGCCACTATGATGTCGTCCAGGACATTCTCGGTCTCTTCGGCTTTTTTCCTCAGCCATCGGACGATGCCGTACACGATGAACGCGGTCACGAGGCCGACGATGAAGACCACCAGGGCGGCCAGGTCCCCGGAAAGGCCGAATACCGTAGTGGTTGCCATATCACTATAATTATCATTGAACCGGGTTAATAATAACTTCATAAATGGCAGTAGGAAAGGAGATCGCCCGAAAGATTCATGATCTCGTTGACAGGGACATGACCTTCATGCATATCTGCGGGACCCACGAGGCCGCCATCGCCCGGCACGGGATCCGCAGCGTGCTCCCCGAACAGCTGAAGATCGTGATGGGTCCCGGATGCCCGGTCTGCATCACCCCCCAGGGGGAGATCGATGCCGCCCTCGAACTGGTAGACCGTGACTGCATCGTCGCGACCTACGGCGACCTGCTCAGGGTTCCGGGAAGCAGGGGTTCCCTCGAGTCGAGCGGCGGGGACGTCCGGGTCGTCCAGGGCGTGCACAAGGCGGTGGACATCGCCCGTTCCACGGAGAAAGAGGTAGTCTTCGTCTCGGTGGGGTTTGAAACCACCGCTCCCACCGTCGCGGCGACCCTCCTCACCAGGCCGCCGGACAACTTTTCCATTCTCTCCTGCCACCGGCTGGTCCCCCCGGCGATGAAGTGGCTCCTCGAACAGGGCGAGGCCTCCCTGCACGGGTTCATGCTCCCCGGACACGTCTGCACCGTGACCGGGTACGCGGACTACGAGCAGTTCCCGGTCCCCCAGGTGGTTGCCGGTTTCGAACCGGACGATATCCTCCTTGGGCTCCTGATGCTGGTGCAGCAGGTCCGGGAAGGCGCCCACCGGATCGATAACGCCTATCCCCGGGCGGTCTGCCGGGAAGGAAACCGGAAAGCGATGGACCTTATGTACCAGGTCTTCGAACCGAGCGACGTTGAGTGGCGGGGCTTCCCGGTCATACCAGGATCAGGGTTGAAACTCCGGCCCGAGTTTTCAATGTACGACGCCCAGATCAAGTTCGGTATCGAGTTTAAACACGTCGACAAGCATACCGCATGCATCTGCGACAAGGTGCTCAGGGGCATCGCCCAGCCCGACGACTGCAAGCTCTTCGGGAAGGTCTGCACCCCCAGGACGCCGGTCGGGCCCTGCATGGTGAGCCACGAGGGCGCCTGCAAGATCTGGCACACCTACCAGCTGAAAAAGGCGTGAAGCCGGGTCAATTTTTTTCTCATTCCCGATCGTTTGCCTCGTCGGCGGCGATGAAACCCGCTGAAACGGGGATCGTCCTGATCGGGTTTTCCCCGTAAGTGTGCGGGAGATCCCTGTCCGATCCCCTCGCGAACATCAGTTTTGCAACAATATTATACTGCAGCGCACGAACCGATGTAAAAGGACTTTATCATCGGACAAGTTCCCTCCGAAAATGCAATAAGAAGGAACTCCTGATCCAGAGAAGGTCCCGGTGTATTGCTGCCGCACCGGACAAGGATGTGAGAACGCATGGATGAAACGGACCGGGCTGGCCCGGTGAGAGAAGTGACGGGAACCGCATCGGATAACCGTGCATCTCTGGAAGAGATACTCACCGCTGAACTGGACCTGGGCACCACGCTCTTCTCCGCCGGGTCGCCGGGACAGAGGATCCTCGATTCGCTCACCGTCCTGAACGAGAAGCTCCGGGGTGGCCGGATGCACGTCCTCCTTGGGTTCGAGGCCCTGGTGATCTCTCTCGAACGGGAAGGGGAGCAGCGGGTCGGCATGCGGCAGTTCCCGCTCCCGACGCGAATGAACGGCCAGGCCCTTTTCGGAATAAGCGAATACCTGCATTCCCTTCCTTCCAGGGTGGACCCGGACCGGGTTACAGGGGATCTCCGGGACCTCGGGCAACGGGAGGTCCGTTCCTTCCTTCTCCCGATGATCGCCCTCGTCGTCTTCACCGCGATTTTCGGCTATTTCAACCGGGCCGATGCCTGGGCGCTGGTGATCATCAGCATCGCGGCACTCCTCGCCGGGCTGACCCGCGAACTGGTGGTGAGATACGAGTTCAACTACTATATCGGGGTCCTCACCGCCACCCTCGTCGCGACGATCTCCGCGGCACTGCTCTCGCAGGTCATCCCCACGGGAACGCCGCTCGTATCGCTCATTATCCCCTGCATCTTCCTTATCCCGGGTTTCCAGCTGATCAACGCCGGCTGGGAGATCATGCGAAACCACATGCACATCGGGATCCCCCGGCTGATGGTGTTCTTCGCCGTGCTCGCCATCATGTCGGTCGGCCTGCTCGTCGTGCTCCTGCTCTATTCCCCGCCGGCGGGTAGTCCGGGTTTCCACTTCCGGCCGGAACTCGACCTGATAATATACACGCTGCTCGGAGCGCTCGCCGCGCTCAGTTTCTGCGTGCTCATGAGAGCACCCCGGCAGGCGTTCCTGATCTGCCTGCTCTGCGGAGGTGTCGGACGATTGACCCGCACCGTCTTGGTGGAACAGGGAGGGTCCGGGTATGCGGGGGTCTTCTTCGGCACGCTGGTCCTCACGATCCTGGCAATCCTCATCTGCACACGGATCAAACTGCCCGTGGTCATCCCGCTCGTCGCGGCATCGGTCCAGTTCATCCCGGGATATTACTACATCCTCACCCTGCAGGACATGGCCTCGATCATACGCCTGGGGACCTCCGTACCGTTCTTCACCGTCGCCTCCATGATATCCAACGGGCTGCTCACGCTCTTCATCTCCGTGGCGATCGTCTTCGGGAGCCTGCTCCCCATGCTGATCATGAACCGGAAGACCCGGTTTTATTGACCTGAAGAAGTGGATTTCACACGAATTCCCCTGCGGAGGAAGTGCGGCGTTCACGGAATTCCTCCGTAAATTCGCGATTTGAACGGGATCCTTCCAAACTTTTTTTAGCAATCCCGGCGTTATCTATGTGGTACCTGCGATGCAGGCACGCCTTGTCCCGGTAGGGTAGTGGATATCCTAGAAGCCTCCGGAGCTTTTGACCCGGGTTCGAATCCCGGCCGGGGCGTATCCATGGAATGGTAACGATTCCATTCCTTTTTGATAACGAGAACCGGATTTGTTTTGCTTCATCTTTTGTATCCACGGATTCAGTATTCTATTGCATTTTTCAGATCCATTCCTCGAGCTTTCGGGTTTGGCAATATCCTTTTTTCGAGAAGGATACGCGCCGCCTTCCGTGTAACTCCTTACCCGCCGGCAGTGAGACGTTCCTGTCATTCACGGATCCGTCACTAAATCTCATAACGGAAAAACCCCCAATGTAGTATGTATGCACTACACGGCACGCCATATCCAGCGTTTCCTGGAGCAGGGAAAAATCGACCCGGAGCTCTGGAAAGACCACTTCCCGGCGCTGCTTCCCACACAGGTCCCGGTGTGCGAAGAGTGCACCGAATTCCGGGAGAGGACCTGCCCTGGAGGAAAGGACCCGGTCGAATGTTTTCTCGCAAAGAAGCCGGACGTCGAACCCGGCGATGTCAGGAAAAAGAAGAAGCATGACCCGATGCTCGGTCTCGGGGCAAAGGGACCCTCGGTCCGAGGCACGGCACGACCCAGGGACCAGTCGAAGATGTGATCTCCCGCATATGAAAAAACGCGACCCGGGGACTAGTAAATGAAATGACCCCCGCCAAAGGGAAAAAAGAAACAGGGCCGGCTAAGGATGCGGCCTCCGGCATCGTGAAAACAAAGGCACGATCGAGGAACCAGGCAAAGATGAGACCACCGGTATATGCAAAAAAAACAAGGACAGGATTTCCGATTACGGCATGGAATCCCGCACTTCCGGCGCCATCCGCCGGCTAAATCGTCCTTCCTTTACCTCTTCACCGGATCTGCCGCATCGTCGATCCAAGGAAGAGGCAGAACAATAGAATAATACCTCATCTGAAAGAGTTCTTTTCATGGATAATCCGCCGGCACATTCCTTTTCCCGGTCACCGGTCCAGGAAGTCTTCTGTCTCTGTACCCGCGGATCCGATGCCGAACCTCTGACCCTGACAGTCCCGCGGCCCTATCCGGGCTGGCCGCACATCAGGGGCCGGATCACGGATATGATCGACGGGGCAGGAGAGATTTCCCGGATCACCGGGTGCACGCTTCAGTATACCGACCTGATACCAGTGGTCGACGGGATGGAACTCCCCGGAATCGAAGACATCGGACGTGTCCTCTCCGGGAGATTCAACTGTTTCGTCGATACTGCAAAGAGTGAAATCATGCTCATCGGTACGAAGATCCCGGACACGGAAGGGTCGGTGTTTTCCATGGATAACAGACCCGGAACCCCGGGGTGGACCCTGATATTCACCATGAGCATTGAGAGACCGTCCGGGTTTGTTTCCGGCGAGAGTGTGGTGAACTGGTTTGACGCCGCCCGGGCCGGGATTCACGGGCTCTTCGACCTTATCGTTCCCGAAGAGATCGTGCAGTCCTTGAGGTGATGCGTCCTGATCCCCCGAAATGTGACGCACGATAGACATATTCGAATCGTACCTCGACGGACGACCTCACGCACGTCTCATATCAGATTTTTCAGCAAAGATGACAGGTGATTCCGTGTGTTCCGAGATTGAAAAAAATGTGAATGATGCCGAGGAGTTTCATTCATCGGCCCATTTTGCGTTACAGCCCGGTTTGATGATAAACTCTCTTCCCGCATCGTCTACCCCGAACGGATAGGTATACCCGGTTTCGGGATCGACACACCAGCTGCAGTCCTCTCCTACAAAACACACGCATGTACAGAGGCAATGATGCAGTTCACCCACCGGTTTATCAGGTGGACACGTGAGTGTCCTGTCATGGGGAATGCCTGGAGACGGTGTCGGCCTGGGACCAATGGTGGGAATGGTAAATATACTCCTGCCCTGGAAGAGGTCGAAGAGAGACGAAACATTCCGGGTCGGATAAGGGGTTAGAGTGATCCGGGGTGAGGGAACTGCAGTCAGGGTACCTGTAACGAGCGGTGTCGGGACCTCCGTAGGGCTCACAGTGAAGAACCGGGTCGGGATGGTGATCGCAAAAGACGAACCGGTCTGATGTTTCGCGATAAGATCGCTCGCACTGACGGCGAGAACAGGTGTGATTACGATAGCAAGAATGAATATGGATACAATTAACGGCGAAAATTTCATGGGAATTCCACGGTGGGACTAAGAATTAAATAATATTTAAATTATTATAATTGTCCCGGTTAATACAAGAGGCGGAGGGAATTCGCCTTGTTCTCATTTATAAAACCCCATTCGGACGGGTTATTTGTATGGATATCTTCTCTATAGGGGATTTTGGTGCGGCAAGGATTTCGGTATCATGAGTCGCAGATATCCGGATGTTCTCGCGTGAACCTCCTCATTCACCCCTGACCGATTAAAATCCTTTGATTCCCGCATTAGATACGCCAAGGAAGTATTCAGAGAAGTGCGTGATCCGCCTTTATCGATGAATCTGACACAGATGTCCATCGAAGGAACCGGTGCCGAAGGGTGTGTTCAATCTCCGTTTACCGCGATCTCGTAGTGTTTCCGTAAGAAATCGCGTACTTTCTCGGACTCGATATATCCCTGGTCCAGCCGGGTGATAATGTTGTTTATTTCATAGCAAAGACTGACGATCTTCTCGAAGACCGGGCCCTCTTCGAGGGATGCGTATCCGAGTATCGCGGAAAGAGGGTTCCTGATCTGGTCGTTAAGAACCGCAAACTGCTCCATATTCCGGGTTATCCGGTCGATGGCCTCCTTTCTCTCAAGATCGACCTGTTTTGTCTCCGTGACGTCCCTCCCGATCAACTGTACCCCCGCGACCTCGCCATCCTTTATGATGGGAGATGCAGTAATCCCGAGGAAGGCGTAGCTCCCGTCCTTTTTCCTGAACCTGACTTCAGTCTCTCCCTGGAGGCCCCTGGCGATCTTCCGGTGGATCTCCATGACCCGGGCAAGGTCTTCGGGGAGGACAAAATCTTCCGGTGGCCGGTCGACTACTTCTTCCGGGCGGTAACCGAGGATCCTGGTCACGGACGGGGACACGTAGGTCGCGTTCCGGGTCATGTCTGCGAGGATGATAACGTCCGAACTCCGCTCCGCCACGCCCCTGAACCGCTCTTCGCTCTCGGCGAGGACCTTCTCCGCCTGTTTCCTCTCCGTGATGTCCCTGTCGATCGCAACGATGTACCGTTTCGTGCCCAGGTCGAGGAGTCCGCCATTGATCTCCATGGGGAAGACGGATCCGTCTTTTCGCCGGTGCATCACTTCACCGGTGAGCCATTCCCCTTTCAACGCCCGTGCGAACCGTTCGGGTGCGGAGGCCTGGGACTCCTCAACGTCGAGGTCGGTGATCTTCATCCGGAGGAGTTCTTCCCGGGTATACCCGTGCATCTTCGCGGCGGCCATGTTGGCATCGACGATCCTCCCACGGTCCTTCCCTTCCGCCTCAAAGATATAGATGCAGTCAGCCGCCCGTTCGAAGAGCGTGCGGTACCTCTTCTCACTTTCACGAAGGGCTTCCTCTGCTCTCACCCTGATGATGAGGTTTCCCAAGTAGGACGCGATGATCTCCACCGGCCCTCTCCTCCGTTCCGGGACCGCGTCCCGCGTATGGGACCCGAGGATGAGGCAGGCGATCACCTCCCTGTTACGGGATATGGGGATTATGGCGATCGCCCGGAGTCTTTCTCGTTCCTCGGCTTCCCCCCGTGCAAGGTCGCCGGTTCCGAACTGAGAGTAGACCGGTTCGCCCCTGAGTACGACGTTCCCCTTCTCCGTATCCAACCCGATGGAACCCACCCTGCGGGCAAATTCCTCCGATATGCCGGTCGAACATACGAG
Coding sequences within it:
- a CDS encoding sugar phosphate isomerase/epimerase family protein, translating into MFGVSTFCLHNQPLSAALHELGKITRYVEIMDEGLHFLEDSSPLASHSLHYTLHAPSRGVNIASLLEPIRRASVEVTGQCFEVAADVGASVIVHPGYFAWEEERPRAELQLKRSIHDLTRMADDLGIQFFLENMGNWNYFFLKTPDEMPLLDGTGFALDVGHAHLNHCLPAFLEYPIRHIHLHDNDGKEDTHMPVGAGTIDFLPVMKAVEREKIIPVIEVDTLEGVRMSISALDRLSRV
- a CDS encoding mechanosensitive ion channel family protein; the protein is MATTTVFGLSGDLAALVVFIVGLVTAFIVYGIVRWLRKKAEETENVLDDIIVAAFGTPVVIAIIVVTVYFALQVADLPPSWQFVLDSKYLNVVWIILGGWIVATFLHNALVAYGHRLTSLTESDIDDRMVAFAEIAAKYIVWFIVFLLILSVLEIDITPLLAGAGIITLAIAFAAQDIFANFMGGAVIAMDKPFKVNDRVKIDEYFGDVTCVGTRSTRIKTLDNQIVIVPNKKMLDSYVVNYAQPDSKMKVRIPIGVAYGTDVIRVKEILLEIAREQAEKIPYILTDPAPLVYFLEFGASSLNFQLVLWSNDFSLTWEVQDAINVRIAQRFAEEGIEVPFPQMDVHLKRE
- the hypD gene encoding hydrogenase formation protein HypD; translated protein: MAVGKEIARKIHDLVDRDMTFMHICGTHEAAIARHGIRSVLPEQLKIVMGPGCPVCITPQGEIDAALELVDRDCIVATYGDLLRVPGSRGSLESSGGDVRVVQGVHKAVDIARSTEKEVVFVSVGFETTAPTVAATLLTRPPDNFSILSCHRLVPPAMKWLLEQGEASLHGFMLPGHVCTVTGYADYEQFPVPQVVAGFEPDDILLGLLMLVQQVREGAHRIDNAYPRAVCREGNRKAMDLMYQVFEPSDVEWRGFPVIPGSGLKLRPEFSMYDAQIKFGIEFKHVDKHTACICDKVLRGIAQPDDCKLFGKVCTPRTPVGPCMVSHEGACKIWHTYQLKKA
- a CDS encoding threonine/serine exporter family protein, translating into MDETDRAGPVREVTGTASDNRASLEEILTAELDLGTTLFSAGSPGQRILDSLTVLNEKLRGGRMHVLLGFEALVISLEREGEQRVGMRQFPLPTRMNGQALFGISEYLHSLPSRVDPDRVTGDLRDLGQREVRSFLLPMIALVVFTAIFGYFNRADAWALVIISIAALLAGLTRELVVRYEFNYYIGVLTATLVATISAALLSQVIPTGTPLVSLIIPCIFLIPGFQLINAGWEIMRNHMHIGIPRLMVFFAVLAIMSVGLLVVLLLYSPPAGSPGFHFRPELDLIIYTLLGALAALSFCVLMRAPRQAFLICLLCGGVGRLTRTVLVEQGGSGYAGVFFGTLVLTILAILICTRIKLPVVIPLVAASVQFIPGYYYILTLQDMASIIRLGTSVPFFTVASMISNGLLTLFISVAIVFGSLLPMLIMNRKTRFY
- a CDS encoding PAS domain S-box protein, coding for MTLADRVDEGITERQWQLAIVLSSAVVLVLTLYFLIEGISTVFMHLYYFPIILLAYHYREKGVLYSAGLSALYLLMVFYFDYADSIEIISAFLRVIAFIGVAVVVAFLSTGLQKKQLEYQSVSEFNSYIISNANVWLTVLDGTGKIFVWNKAAEEISGYSASEVVGKNTIWRMLYPDRDYRRTVTATITRIIGEEKVFQNFDTTIRTRDGEKKSISWNTRAFPDDHGVLDRYVAIGIDITERKLAEERNTAEQELATSVAEGKPLDRILSLGLDLALTLADMDSGGVYIADPGTHELELVCSTGISEEFARRVGSIGLDTEKGNVVLRGEPVYSQFGTGDLARGEAEERERLRAIAIIPISRNREVIACLILGSHTRDAVPERRRGPVEIIASYLGNLIIRVRAEEALRESEKRYRTLFERAADCIYIFEAEGKDRGRIVDANMAAAKMHGYTREELLRMKITDLDVEESQASAPERFARALKGEWLTGEVMHRRKDGSVFPMEINGGLLDLGTKRYIVAIDRDITERKQAEKVLAESEERFRGVAERSSDVIILADMTRNATYVSPSVTRILGYRPEEVVDRPPEDFVLPEDLARVMEIHRKIARGLQGETEVRFRKKDGSYAFLGITASPIIKDGEVAGVQLIGRDVTETKQVDLERKEAIDRITRNMEQFAVLNDQIRNPLSAILGYASLEEGPVFEKIVSLCYEINNIITRLDQGYIESEKVRDFLRKHYEIAVNGD